A genomic window from Corticium candelabrum chromosome 8, ooCorCand1.1, whole genome shotgun sequence includes:
- the LOC134182908 gene encoding uncharacterized protein LOC134182908, whose amino-acid sequence MDMWWFEMMSDRVAGKTVIQVVEENLKSGWGIREEIRSAIFSHLKEFIEESAVAAVNPSPDVVESANIDVQLLSAIDRLGPSVKSDYENALKKGELPILRGNIDMFGEEDAGKSSLGDSYLDEPFIDKRESTRGAHVKVMRIGGGSNTDWKELKPEDKEQIIDQVLVRGYHEYVEKRREGAADCREEVTQDDEGDSVIEQTSQPAEQQQASSSNTVALATERKTTRREGSITVLKKSLHDFLFSTELTGVQAAFADLLRRDKAELEKSKMMMLITLCDRGGQERFLMTHAALMADSSDYSATAYMIVMDGTKSLADPIPQCLFHET is encoded by the exons ATGGATATGTGGTGGTTTGAAATGATGAGTGACAGAGTG GCTGGCAAAACTGTAATTCAAGTAGTAGAAGAAAACCTGAAGTCAGGTTGGGGCATTCGCGAAGAAATTCGTTCTGCTATTTTTTCCCATCTGAAGGAATTCATCGAGGAA AGTGCTGTTGCAGCTGTAAATCCATCACCAGATGTTGTAGAAAGTGCAAACATTGATGTTCAACTTCTCA GTGCTATTGATCGTCTGGGTCCATCTGTGAAATCTGATTACGAAAATGCTTTGAAAAAGGGGGAGTTACCAATACTACGAGGAAACATTGATATGTTTGGTGAAGAAGATGCCGGCAAGTCTTCTCTTGGAGATTCATATTTGGACGAGCCGTTTATTGATAAGAGGGAAAGCACGAGAGGAGCACATGTGAAAGTGATGAGAATTGGAGGCGGTTCGAACACGGACTGGAAGGAACTGAAACCAGAAGACAAAGAACAGATCATTGATCAAGTTTTGGTCAGAGGCTATCATGAGTATGTTGAAAAGCGCCGAGAAGGGGCAGCAGACTGTAGAGAAGAAGTAACACAAGACGACGAGGGAGATTCTGTCATCGAGCAGACAAGTCAACCAGCCGAACAACAGCAGGCGAGTAGTAGCAACACTGTAGCTTTAGcaacagagagaaagacaacCAGACGAGAAGGCAGCATCACAGTATTGAAGAAGTCGCTACACGATTTTCTGTTCTCCACAGAACTAACCGGGGTGCAAGCAGCATTTGCAGATCTACTGCGTCGTGACAAGGCTGAATTAGAGAAAAGTAAAATGATGATGTTGATCACATTGTGTGATCGCGGCGGTCAAGAGCGGTTTCTGATGACGCACGCAGCACTGATGGCAGACAGCAGTGACTACAGTGCAACCGCTTACATGATAGTGATGGACGGAACAAAGAGTCTTGCAGATCCCATACCTCAATGTTTGTTTC ACGAGACGTGA
- the LOC134183247 gene encoding uncharacterized protein LOC134183247 translates to MNCIKMAHPSMSDGPFLGQDYVKRAPVTFAVSTREDETKNMDPKFLEIQEEILQDVVQKNKFGDHMVLAEKNPNKLTFRVDNTRSGTKNRDPVVMKVKEIFVAMVQSLWSQRQAIPLPWAVLDKLLGRVSQLAGNEGKILDIDEVCELARKFCDILTVGECRSALKYLSSLSTIAFYSNVSELERKVFTDLQWLVNVLTVFVTIFDKKNIPPYLWDDIDKVENEGLMSWRLAQYLLENEGVNENQFVAILQVMHLFDIICPMNMSPEMPKSVLAVGQSFFIPCLLAQIYERQMVWQQNVGSTRFPPSLIFRPEGFDATPEVIYFRLVSRCASEYAHPRPILKRRYAVFHVNDDLELDLELVYHKLRYIIATVYFPDDEICMNELKQQCSITRRFLIRQLNEVKKRGLDGIKFTVCVKPPPTKAEVADLIDDDCLVCIDEYPQRRSLLDRKNERVPRKQFPTLDLWFNDSGKVSDGAIGCDARQQDEPQTRYSLDFDTVRNAVVKYGFNQWYEIGLNLELNGNEIIDKTHVIPTPTGKLLAVIEAKRVKDGRVKTAEDMLRACYYIPTPIGKQVTDELKKERKR, encoded by the exons ATGAATTGCATCAAGATGGCTCATCCATCAATGAGTGATGGTCCTTTTCTCGGTCAGGACTATGTCAAGCGAGCACCAGTCACATTTGCAGTGTCCACTCGAGAAGACGAAACAAAGAACATGgatccaaaatttttagaGATACAAGAAGAAATACTGCAAGATGTGGTGCAGAAGAACAAGTTTGGTGATCACATGGTGTTGGCAGAGAAAAATCCGAATAAACTGACTTTTCGTGTTGACAACACACGATCTGGCACCAAGAATCGTGATCCGGTGGTGATGAAGGTGAAGGAGATATTTGTAGCAATGGTACAGTCACTGTGGAGTCAACGACAGGCTATTCCTTTGCCGTGGGCAGTTCTGGATAAATTGTTGGGCAGAGTGTCTCAACTGGCAGGCAACGAAGGCAAAATACTCGACATCGATGAAGTGTGCGAGTTGGCTCGAAAATTCTGTGATATTTTAACAGTTGGAGAATGTCGATCGGCACTGAAATATTTGTCGAGTTTGAGCACGATTGCATTCTATTCAAATGTAAGTGAGTTAGAAAGAAAGGTTTTCACTGATCTACAGTGGCTGGTCAATGTCCTCACTGTGTTTGTGACCATCTTTGATAAGAAAAACATTCCTCCATATTTGTGGGACGATATTGACAAAGTGGAGAACGAAGGATTGATGTCTTGGCGTTTGGCTCAGTATTTGCTAGAGAACGAAGGGGTCAACGAGAATCAGTTTGTGGCCATCCTTCAAGTGATGCACCTATTCGACATCATCTGTCCCATGAATATGTCACCCGAGATGCCGAAGTCTGTCTTGGCAGTTGGGCAGTCATTTTTCATTCCCTGCTTGTTGGCACAAATATATGAGAGGCAGATGGTATGGCAACAGAATGTCGGTTCTACTCGGTTTCCTCCATCTCTCATCTTTCGTCCCGAGGGATTTGATGCGACTCCCGAGGTGATCTACTTTCGCCTGGTGTctcgttgtgccagtgaatatgCCCATCCTCGTCCCATTCTGAAAAGAAGATATGCTGTCTTCCATGTGAATGATGATCTTGAGCTCGATCTGGAACTGGTTTATCATAAACTGCGTTACATTATTGCTACTGTCTACTTTCCAGATGATGAAATTTGTATGAATGAGCTGAAACAACAATGTAGCATTACTCGTCGTTTTCTTATTCGTCAGCTAAATGAGGTCAAGAAAAGAGGATTGGATGGCATCaaatttactgtttgtgttaagCCTCCACCAACCAAAGCTGAAGTAGCTGATTTAATAGATGACGATTGTCTTGTGTGCATTGATGAATATCCACAACGAAGAAGTTTGTTAGATCGGAAGAATGAGCGTGTGCCACGAAAGCAGTTTCCTACCTTGGATCTCTGGTTTAATGACTCAGGGAAAGTCTCTG ATGGTGCAATTGGATGTGATGCAAGACAACAAGACGAGCCACAGACAA gATACTCACTTGATTTTGATACAGTGAGAAATGCTGTTGTTAAATACGGCTTTAACCAGTGGTACGAGATTGGACTCAATTTGGAACTAAATGGCAATGAGATCATAGATAAAACTCATGTAATACCTACTCCCACTGGCAAGTTATTAGCTGTCATTGAGGCAAAAAGGGTGAAAGATGGAAGAGTGAAAACAGCAGAGGACATGTTGAGGGCATGTTATTACATACCTACACCAATTGGGAAACAAGTCACAGATGAATTGAAGAAAG AGAGAAAAAGGTAG
- the LOC134182909 gene encoding ankyrin-3-like, whose product MFNPDFRQANLEGETALHVTGNVEVFDYIVGIGLNVEARNKYGYTPFLRACRYGRLSVVQRLIRSKTDRNKAIGFQNMNIDKQGSNNVFESGRQFGHVEEQLVAKLSLVSSSEIPENGSTALHLICSEYGLKNDHLSIVKLLTSLRVDVSAKNNLFFEL is encoded by the exons ATGTTTAACCCTGATTTCAGACAAGCCAAT TTA GAAGGAGAGACAGCTCTACACGTTACTGGTAATGTTGAGGTTTTTGATTATATAGTGGGCATTGGTCTCAACGTTGAAGCTCGTAATAAG tATGGCTACACACCATTTCTCAGGGCATGTCGTTATGGTCGTTTATCTGTAGTACAACGTCTTATTCgatcaaa AACTGACAGAAACAAAGCGATAGGATTCCAGAACATGAATATAGATAAGCAGGGTTCGAataatgtgtttgaatctggtcgccagtttggccatGTAGAGGAACAGTTGGTTGCCAAACTTTCACTCGTTTCTAGttcagagattccagaa aatggATCAACAGCATTACATCTGATCTGTTCAGAGTATGGTCTTAAGAATGACCATTTATCAATTGTCAAGCTGTTGACATCATTGAGAGTTGATGTGTCagctaagaacaat TTGTTCTTTGAGCTCTAA
- the LOC134183248 gene encoding trifunctional enzyme subunit beta, mitochondrial-like: protein MMQAGIRPLGHVKAVLSLFGTAARATGVTFDLRSKSSTSTTSTGRNIVLVEGVRTPFLQYLTDYRNLSNYEVGRMAMEALKGRTKIPPDEVDYIIFGNVIAEPTAPNIAREVARSVGFSDKTPAHTVSMACISANQAITSAMGLIAGGQADTVIAGGVEFMSDVPIRVSRGVRSKLMAFDRAKSLGARISLAMGALRQFSLELPAVAEFSTGETMGKSGDRLAAAFEISRREQDEFAIRSHMFAQEASDKGFLVDIEPVKVPGKSKYVSRDNGIRVSTIDKVSKLKPAFVKPHGTVTPANASFLTDGASACLIMSEEKALALGYKPLAYLRDFVYVAQDPKDQLLLGPAYATPKLLDKKKLTLNDIDVFEYHEAFAGQLLANMKAMDSDWFCQTHMSRKKLGLLPVDKMNLWGGSLSIGHPFGATGVRLVTTAAHRLRKEDGKLALVAACAAGGHGHAMLVERY, encoded by the exons ATGATGCAGGCAGGAATACGACCGCTGGGACACGTCAAAGCGGTCTTGTCGCTGTTTGGCA CTGCAGCGAGGGCGACTGGAGTGACTTTCGACTTGCGATCAAAGTCGTCAACGAGTACGACTTCTACTGGCAGGAACATTGTGCTCGTAGAGGGAGTTAGAACGCCATTTCTTCAGTACCTAACCGA TTATCGCAATCTTAGCAACTATGAAGTCGGTCGTATGGCTATGGA AGCATTAAAAGGACGAACAAAGATTCCACCAG ACGAAGttgattatattatatttggAAACGTAATCGCTGAACCAACGGCTCCAAATATTGCTCGTGAG GTGGCACGATCGGTTGGATTCTCTGACAAAACTCCGGCTCATACTGTGTCAATGGCTTGCATATCTGCTAATCAGGCTATAACATCAG CAATGGGTCTGATTGCTGGTGGGCAAGCTGACACTGTCATTGCCGGTGGCGTTGAGTTTATGTCTGATGTCCCAATCAGAGTATCACGTGGAGTGAGAAGCAAACTAATGGCATTTGATCGA gCAAAATCGCTTGGAGCAAGGATAAGTCTTGCAATGGGAGCTTTGAGGCAGTTTTCTTTGGAG CTGCCGGCTGTTGCCGAGTTTTCAACTGGCGAGACGATGGGCAAGAGTGGTGACCGACTGGCTGCTGCATTTGAGATCAGTCGGAGAGAGCAG GATGAATTTGCCATTCGTTCACATATGTTTGCACAAGAGGCGAGCGACAAAGGGTTTCTTGTAGATATTGAGCCTGTGAAGGTACCAG GGAAGAGCAAATATGTGAGTAGAGACAATGGCATTCGTGTGTCAACAATCGACAAAGTGTCGAAGTTGAAGCCTGCGTTTGTCAAGCCACACGGCACTGTCACTCCAGCTAATGCATCATTTCTT acTGATGGTGCTTCAGCGTGTCTTATTATGAGTGAAGAGAAGGCACTCGCTCTGGGTTATAAACCGCTTGCTTatttgag AGACTTTGTGTACGTTGCACAAGATCCCAAAGATCAATTATTACTCGG CCCAGCATATGCCACTCCCAAGCTGCTCGACAAGAAAAAGCTAACGCTGAACGACATCGACGTGTTCGAATATCACGAAGCATTTGCA GGCCAACTCTTGGCTAACATGAAGGCCATGGACTCCGACTGGTTTTGTCAGACTCACATGTCTAGAAAGaag CTTGGGTTGTTGCCTGTCGACAAGATGAATCTTTGGGGCGGGTCTCTGTCTATTGGACATCCGTTCGGAGCCACTGGCGTTCGTCTGGTGACAACAGCAGCTCATCGACTACGAAAAGAAGACGGAAAGTTAGCACTCGTCGCTGCTTGTGCTGCTGGAGGACAC GGACACGCCATGTTGGTTGAACGTTATTGA